The Bacteroides ovatus genomic interval AAGAAAAAGAAGAAAAAGAAAGGGGAAGAGGATGAACCCGAACCGACGAAATTCTTGCCGGTGAATGTTAGTGCCCCTTCGTCAATGGATGTATATGGATATATTTCTTTGAATTTTGAAGAACCGATAGCCAGCTACGACACTGCCGCCATACATCTGCGGCAAAAGGTGGATACGCTCTGGAAGGATATACCGTTTGAATTTGAGCAGGATTCCGTAAATCTGAAGAAGTTTAATGTGTATTATGATTGGGAACCGACGCTGGAATATGAATTTTCGGTGGATTCGACCGCATTTCATGGTATATACGGATTGTTTACAGACAAAATAAAACAAGGGTTCAAGGTGCGTAGTTTGGAAGAATATGCCAAAATCACGTTTGTGGTGACGGGAGCGGAACCTAATGCTTTCGTTGAACTGTTGGATGCGCAGGATAAAGTGGTACGCCGAAGAAGAGTAGAGGAAGGAGGTTATGCCGACTTTTATTACTTAAATCCCGGTAAGTACTCCGCCCGGTTGATTAACGACCGGAATGGAAACGGTGAATGGGATACCGGCAATTTTGAAAAAGGGGTGCAGCCCGAAGAGGTGTATTATTATAATCAGATTTTAGAGCCGAAAGCCAACTGGGATCTAGAACAAAGTTGGGATATTCATGCAGTTCCGCTGGATAAGCAAAAGCTGGATGAACTTAAAAAACAAAAACCAGATGAAGACAAGAAGAAAAAGGATCGGGAACGAAATAGTCAGAACCGCCGTCGTTAGCGTTCGACGCAATTTTATTATCGGATTAGTGGCCTTACTGATGGGAGCTTTCGCCCTCCCAGCCAGTGCTCAATGTGAAGCGAAGAATGATGCGTTTCAATCCGGCGAACACGTAATGTATGATTTATATTTTAACTGGAAGTTTGTCTGGGTGAAAGCCGGACTTGCCAGTCTGACGACGAATGCTACTACTTATCATTCACAACCTGCCTACCGGATCAATCTGCTTGCTTTGGGCAGTAAACGGGCAGACTTCTTTTTCAAGATGCGCGATACGCTGACTTGTGTGATCGGTGAAAAACTGGAACCGCGCTATTTCCGCAAAGGTGCTGAAGAGGGAAAACGTTACACGGTTGATGAGGCTTGGTTTTCTTATAAGGACGGTCTTTGCCTCGTAAACCAGAAACGTACTTATCGGGATGGAGCGTTTGATGAATCTGAAGCTAGCGATAGCCGTTGTATATACGATATGTTAAGCATCTTGGCGCAGGCACGTTCTTACGACCCTGCAGATTATAAGGTGGGAGACAAAATCAAGTTCCCGATGGCTACGGGCCGTAAAGTGGAAGAGCAAACGCTTATCTACCGTGGAAAAGAAAATGTGAAAGCGGAGAATGGAGTTACTTACCGTTGCCTGATCTTCTCATTGGTAGAATATGATAAGAAAGGAAAAGAAAAGGAGGTGATTACTTTCTTCGTGACGGACGACTTGAACCATCTTCCTGTCCGTCTGGATTTATTCCTGAACTTCGGTTCGGCAAAAGCATTCCTGAATAATGTGACGGGTAACCGGCATCCGCTGACTTCTATCGTTAAATAGATATAGAGAAAAAACGAAGGCATATCAGAAGTAAATGGCCCTGCCAACCTGTTATTTTTTAGACGCGGATAACGCGGATGACACGGATTTATTATCTTTTTATCCGTATCATTCGCGTTATCTGTTTCTAAAAGGTATACTTTTAAAAGTGTTGATGCGCTTTCCTGTTTTATTCCTGAACTTCGAAAGGCACTTTCTGATCCTTTCGGAATACGCTAGATTCAAAAGTTGCAATCAACTCTCCGTCTTGGTTTGTTATATCTACCTGATAGCAACCTGTACTTCGACCGATATAGCGTTCGCGTGCTTCGGCAAAGAGAGTATCTCCGGGGCCGCTGGCACGCAGAAAAGTAATAGTGGACGAGAGAGAGAAAGCTAGTGTGCCGTGCGAGTTGGCAGCTGCGGCAAGCGCAAGGTCTGCCAGCGTAAAGATCGCTCCTCCTTGTGTGCGGGCACCTGCGTTAAGATGTTCGGGTTTTATTTCTAATTTGGCTTTACTGTAACCTTTGCGTACTTCCAGCAGTACTACTCCTGCATTTTCGGCAAACAGATCGTTCTTAAAAAACTCTTGTGCGGTCATGATATTATTTTTGAAGATTCTTTAATCGTTTCTTATTTTTTCAATGAATGGATATATACCTTATCTTTTTCAATTGAGTAGCTAAATTTATTTGTTTCAGACATAATATCCAATATTTTCTCCAAATTATTTGTTTCTATAATAAAACTTCCATGGAAAATCAAATTCTTGAGTTGCTCTGACTCAAATGCGAATGTCACATCAAACTGGCGCTCCAACTCTTTAGAAATGATCGACATAGGAACTTCATCCCAGAATACTTTGCAGTTGATCCACTGTTCTGCATAGTCAGCACTCTCGGTCAGCTTATAAGTTTGGTCAAGCTTATTAACTGTCATCGTTTGATTAGGCTTCATTATAAACTCTTGGTTGATGCACGATAAGGCAATGGAACCTTCTAGGAGTGATACCTTTATATAATTCTCATCACCATAATTTTTTACGTTAAACTTAGTGCCCAGTACTTTAATCTGTGCAGAGTCTGTTTGTACAACAAATGGATGCTCTCCATGCGCTACCTCAAAATACCCTTCGCCTTCCAGTCGGACATTGCGATTCTTCCGACTAAAACTCTCGGAGTAAGAAAGCTTGGAATCTGCGTTTAACCACACTATAGAACCGTCAGGAAGCTTCATTTTTAATTTCGATTTTCTTGGAGCGTATACTTCGGAAATCAAAGAATCATCAGGTGTTGTAAAATTATAAATTATAAAAGGAGTGGTAAACAGTAATATAATGATTGCCGCTGCGTAACCTGCATACTTCACAAATAAGGCTCTTCTCATCTTTCCTGCCGGAGCACTCTTATGTTTGCGGATTCGTTTCGCAAATCTGTTATAGGCTTGTTCTTCGTGTACAGATACATTTTTATAGTCGGCAGACAGAAGCCAGATTCGTTTCTGCTGTTCAAAATATTTCTGATTCTCCGGATCGGAGTATATCCATTCGTTCAACTTATGCAAGTCCTCTTTGGTGATACTTCCCGAGAGGAAATCATATATCAGTCTGTCAAATTCTTCTTTCATACCATCTTAAACTTAATATCTATTGAAAATCATATACCTGCGCTATCATCAGGACAGTTTGTCAATAGAAGAAGTATAGTGAATTACTTTGCTTTTTAATATTAATTAAATATATTCGTAATAAACATTACAATCAGGGCAAGATAAGATTTTGCTGCTTCTTTCAGCTTATCCAGTGCACTTCGCATGTGATATTTCACTGTATGAATAGTGATTCCCATGATTTCGGCAATTTCTTCTTGTCTTTTGTTCTCAAAACGACTCAATAAAAATACCTTCCGGGTTTCCGGAGATAAGCCGTCAATCGTCTTCTGGATAATAGAATGTAGCTCTTTACCCTCTAAATGCTCAACCGGATTTTCGCCCAAGGACCATAAATCGCTGTAAATGACCAGGTCTTCTGACGAGCAGGCCGTTTCCCTTCTCACATATTCAAGCTGAAGATAATTGATACACTTATTGGCTACACTTCTGAAAAGGTAGTTCTTCAATGAGGTGTTAATTGTTATTTTAGAGCGGTTTTCCCATAGACTATACACCAAATCTTCTACTATAGATTCTGATAGATAAGAGTCTGTCAAATACCCTCTCGCTATCCGGCAAAGATCTGTATAGTAAGTTTTATAGATGTATCGGAATGCCTCCTCTTTACCCGATTTCAGGGCCTCGATAATCTCTGTTTCCAGGTTTTTTTCCATTATGTCTTTCAGAAATCGTATATTTGATTTATTAGTTAATATATTAAGGTGAATACTCACAGGTTCTGTTTCTCCGATGGATAATTCGGGGGCAAGGTATTGAAAAAATGTAAGATGACCAAACTCACTAATAAAAAGATGAGTTGAAGGGCTGAACGAATAAAAAAATCATTTCTCACTATACTTTTTATTAATCTGGCTGTCATATTAATGAATAGGCCAATAAAGCATATTTTAACCTGAATCTCTATGAATGGTAAAAAGAAGGATTGTAAAAGAGCATAGCGCGACACTCTTTTTTAAGTTATAAGGTATACAAACAGCTGTTTTAGTTTAGTCATGCAGGATAAAGATTGTTTTCAGGAATAACAGAAAATAAGCTATTTCTTATTTAAATAATATTGTATGAAGAAACTACATTTTCTATTAAGCACATTCCTTGTGTTTATATTCACGTCATGCGGAGAAGATGAACTGAAAGGTGTTGTCTTATCCGAAGATCCGGGGTACGTAAAAGAACCATTGGTAGCCATACAGGCAGAAGATGGCACAGGGAACTGGATAAATGGTCTTATTGACCAGAACAGTAGGGTCATAGCCTTAGATTTTCGCATTTTGGACGACCAAAGTGCGGTGAATGTGAAACTCAAACTGGCGGATGAATGGGCAAAGCCCATTGATCCGCTCACTACTGATGCTGTACTGGACTTGAGCAGCGGTATCACCCGTATTAAAGTGAATGATGGAGCAGATGATATTGAATATACCATTTTCAGCACTTCTACCCAGTTGCTTCGAGGTGTAACGGCTACTTGTAACACAGAGCAGGTTAGTGCTAACTTTATTAATGGCATCGCTTCGTTACGTTTCAAACAAAACACTGTATTTGCAAACGTAGTGTTGATGCCGACTTTGGCAGATAACGCAGAAATCATCTCTACGGATCCCTCCAGTCAAAAAGATGAAAATGGGAACCTGATTGTTGACCTAAATAGCACACTTACTATTACTGTAAAAGACAATGCGAACAACATGACTAAAAAATATCAGTTGAGTGCTGTAAATGGAATTATTGACGCAGGGGTAAACTGGAAAAATATTACTGCTGATTTAAAGAGTCAACACAGTAGTATTCGTATTCCTGATTTCATGATTGTCTATGAAAATAAAAACTTGCATGGAAGGAGCGGTAATACGGGATGGTTGATAACTATTCCTGCCGGTAAAATAAACATGAAAGTTAGCTGGGATATGAATAAAGACAATGTAACATGGGCTGAACCCACTGCTCAACATCGTACAACAGCTATCATGAATAATAATATGGATTATTCACTGTTTGTTCCGGGATTGTCCGGGCAATTCTGGGTACCGATATTTTATAGCCTCGGGTGGAATGATAGTGGGCTGCTATCCGCACCGCGTCTCGGATATAACCTATCTAC includes:
- a CDS encoding DUF3108 domain-containing protein gives rise to the protein MKTRRKRIGNEIVRTAVVSVRRNFIIGLVALLMGAFALPASAQCEAKNDAFQSGEHVMYDLYFNWKFVWVKAGLASLTTNATTYHSQPAYRINLLALGSKRADFFFKMRDTLTCVIGEKLEPRYFRKGAEEGKRYTVDEAWFSYKDGLCLVNQKRTYRDGAFDESEASDSRCIYDMLSILAQARSYDPADYKVGDKIKFPMATGRKVEEQTLIYRGKENVKAENGVTYRCLIFSLVEYDKKGKEKEVITFFVTDDLNHLPVRLDLFLNFGSAKAFLNNVTGNRHPLTSIVK
- a CDS encoding PaaI family thioesterase, yielding MTAQEFFKNDLFAENAGVVLLEVRKGYSKAKLEIKPEHLNAGARTQGGAIFTLADLALAAAANSHGTLAFSLSSTITFLRASGPGDTLFAEARERYIGRSTGCYQVDITNQDGELIATFESSVFRKDQKVPFEVQE
- a CDS encoding FecR family protein, whose translation is MKEEFDRLIYDFLSGSITKEDLHKLNEWIYSDPENQKYFEQQKRIWLLSADYKNVSVHEEQAYNRFAKRIRKHKSAPAGKMRRALFVKYAGYAAAIIILLFTTPFIIYNFTTPDDSLISEVYAPRKSKLKMKLPDGSIVWLNADSKLSYSESFSRKNRNVRLEGEGYFEVAHGEHPFVVQTDSAQIKVLGTKFNVKNYGDENYIKVSLLEGSIALSCINQEFIMKPNQTMTVNKLDQTYKLTESADYAEQWINCKVFWDEVPMSIISKELERQFDVTFAFESEQLKNLIFHGSFIIETNNLEKILDIMSETNKFSYSIEKDKVYIHSLKK
- a CDS encoding RNA polymerase sigma-70 factor, which produces MEKNLETEIIEALKSGKEEAFRYIYKTYYTDLCRIARGYLTDSYLSESIVEDLVYSLWENRSKITINTSLKNYLFRSVANKCINYLQLEYVRRETACSSEDLVIYSDLWSLGENPVEHLEGKELHSIIQKTIDGLSPETRKVFLLSRFENKRQEEIAEIMGITIHTVKYHMRSALDKLKEAAKSYLALIVMFITNIFN